DNA from Bacteroidia bacterium:
AGCTTTACTATTAATTATGTTTGGCATAGAGTTTTGGAAAAGGACATCCCTTCATATAGCGGGCAGCGTGGCTTTATTGGGCTTAATTTTATATTCAGGGTTTACCAACATAGTTCTGGTTGGGTTTATGTTGGTGGGGATAGCAGCAATAGCTTGGGCGCGGTTACGCCTTAAAGCCCACACCCCAGAGGAAATCCTTCGGGGTGTGGGAGTAGGTTTGGTTAGTTTTGCTTTAGCAGCAGTTATTTTCTGAACAACAATTTTTACCGGTTAGCTTATTGGGATGTAAACGGTATAAGTTGTTCCTTTTCCTTCGGTGGAGGCTACTTCGATTTTTCCTTGGTGGAGTTCGACTATGGCTTTGGAAATGCTCATGCCGAGTCCTGTACCTTTTTCTCCGGAGGTTCCAGCACGGTGAGATTTACTGAATTTATCAAACAAGAAAGGCAGTTTATCTGCCGGGATTCCGATACCGGTATCTTCTATGGTGATTTTAGCGGCTGGTTTTCCGTTTAACTCTCCGGTTGCAGTTGTGAGAGTTACGGTTCCTCCTTTTTTGGTAAACTTAACTGCATTGGACAGTAGATTATTAATAGCTTGGCCTATTTTTGACTCATCAAAGGAGCAGGTTAGGGTAGGGGTTAGTTTGGTTCGTAATGAAATACCTTTGGAGATGGCTAAGGGCTCAAAAGTACTTACTAAACCCTCCAGAAAGTTAGATAAGTCTTTGGTAACAAGAGTTAGTTGTACCGATTCGGATTCCAATTTTCCAATATCTAATACATCATTAGCCATTCGTAATAAGCCACTTACAGATTTTTGAATAATGCCGCCGAATTTGGTTACTTGATTTATATCCTTAGCGATGTCTTTATCTGTTAGGAGTTCAGCGAGGCTTGAAATACCGGTTAGAGGAGAGCGAAGGTCGTGAGAAACAACCCGGACCATTTCTTCTATTTTTTGGGTTCTTTCTTTAACTAATTGTTCTAAGTTTTCGTGCAAGTATTCATTTTCACGAATTTGGAGGTAGTATAAGCACGCTGCTTCTATTGTTTTTTGAAATTCTACGGGGTCCCAAGGTTTAGCTATAAACCGGTGCAAAGCAGCTTTGTTTACAGCTGTTCCGACATCATCTCTTTCGGCTTGCCCGGTCAGTAAAATGGTGATACTATTGGGAAACAAGGTTTTAGCTTTAACAAGGAAGTCAACGCCTTTCATGCCTGGCATAATTTGGTCTGAAATAATAACACCAACGTCTCTTTTTTGCTCTAATATCTCCTGTAAAATATCCATTCCTTCGTCTCCGCTTTCGGAAACCTCAATGGTAAATAGATGTGTTAAAAACTTTAGTTGGTCTCGAACAGTTTGTAGGACTTCCTGAACATCATCAACGATGATGAGGTATGGTTTAGGGCGTTTGCCTGCGATAATTTCCTGAACAATAATGGATTTATCGGCGATGATTTCTGGCATAGAGGCTTTTATCTGCGTTTTGGTTTATAGCGTAGGGGAACAGTTTTGGGGTCAAATATGTAGGTAATTCCGAATCGGGTATAGACATAAGAGTCTTCGCTTGTGGAGTTACCGCGTTTGATACGGGCATAGTCTGGGCGTTGGCCAGGGGCATAGCGATAAGATAGTGCAAAAGCCTCACGTGGCATTTCCCGCCGCATCAATGCAGAATCGGGATAGTAAGAACTTACGTCATCTAAGTAATCTGTAAAGGTCTTACGGTATCCAAATTCATAATATAAATCAAATTTATCATTTAGGCGGTATCTTACACCGATTCCCATTGGGATGGTTATCTGATACAGCGAATATGGGCTTGGGTTTTTTCCTGTAGAAAGATACTGTCCTTCTGTTCCTAATGGTTGTAGATTATACCATTTTCCCTGATAGCTTGCTTGAGGGTTCATCTTGAATAAGCCAACTCCGAGTAATAAATAGGGTGTAAATTTTGAGCGGTGGAAATAATAATAATGTGCAGAAGCATCTCTGAAGGCTTTGGCTTTCCCAAAAAGTTCATAAACACCCTGAACAGATAATTCTAATATATTAGAGCGAAAACTTAAATTTCTATCTCGAGTATTAGAGTTACTGGGGGAGTTTTTGTCGTTATTACTTACGCGGCCGATGTTTAGTTCTCCGCGAATCCCAATATTTGGATGAAACTGATATACGCCTTGCAGCCCAATAGCCGGATTGGGAGATTTAAAGCCCAACAGACCGTCGTCAATATCTCCCTGATAAGTCATCATCCCAATATTGCCGCCTAATTTGTAAACCCGTTGTGCCGTTAAAGAACCGGTTATCAGCAGTAACCCCAGCAAGAAAATCGTAATTCTCATTCGGTTTTTAAAAGTGCCGCAAGATAGCTATTTTTATGGATACATAAAGAAAATTTTTGAACACTTATTAGTTTTCAACATTAGTTTTTAGGCAATTTATAAAGTATAATAACAGAATTATAAACCATCATTACAACGATATTTAAAGACTACGCTAAATAAATTTAAAAATGTGATAAAAATCATAGCTTGGTGGAAATAATACATACAAATTTGCACTGTGTTTTGTAAAGCATAATGAATGAAGAAAAGAAAACCTATTCTATAAGAGTCCGAATTTGGGTTGATGAAGAAAGCGGCCCCTTTTTGGGCATAGGAAAGGTTATTCTGCTTGAAAAAATCAAAGAAACGGGTTCCATAACAAATGCGGCAAAGGCAATAAAAATGGCATACCGGCAGGCTTGGCAATTAGTAGAAGATATGAATAAACGTTCAAAATTACCATTAGTAGAAAAAAAATTGGGAGGAAAAGGCGGTGGCGGCGCTTTACTTACACCTGAAGGAGAAAAAGCAATACATGAATTCTATAAAATTGAAAAAGAAATAAAGCAATTTGTACTCACAAAATCACGTGAATTAGAATTCTGATTTTTTTTAAAATGCACTATTCCCTAAAAAACATATCGAAAATATGAAAGCAAATCACAGCATTAATATCAGAAATCAGATAGTTACAACTTTTTTATACACTGCGTTATTCCTAAAAAAAACATACCGAATTAAAAAATATGAAAAAACAAATCTTATTGGTAGCGATCATGATTCCAATCCTTGTGTTATCACAAAATCAGGATACACTTAAAAATGACTATCTTGATACCTTAGGAACAAAGACATTTCAGCTTGGCGAAGTTGTAATATCTGCCAATTCAAAAGACGAAATAGCAGGGAGAATAACCCAGACAACTATGGAAGCCCAAAATAGATACGAGGTTTCGCGATCATTGAATATGCTGCCGGGCATCAGTCTAACATCTTTTGGCCAACGTAATGAATCCATGATTTCAGTTAGAGGATTTGATTTACGGGCAGTTCCGGTTTATATGGACGGCATCCCTGTCTATGTTCCTTATGACGGCTATGTAGATCTGGCAAGATTTACCACCTTTGATTTATCGGTAATTGACGTTTCAAAAGGCTTCTCTTCGATGCTCTATGGGCCTAACTCTTTGGGTGGAACGATCAATTTAATCTCCAGAAAACCTACCCAAAAATTGGAGTATGACGGATCTTTGGGAATGATAAATACAAATGGCTATAGAGGAAATCTGAACATCGGTTCTAATATCGGAAAGTTTTATCTACAAGGAGGATATTCTTATTTACACAGAGACTCATACAGAATGTCGGGTGATTTTAAATCCAATATACATGAAAACGGTGGTGAACGGGATAATTCATACCGCACAGACCAAAAAATAAACTTCAAAATAGGTTGGACACCGAATGAAAAACAGGAATACGTTCTCGGATACATTAATCAGCAAGGGAAAAAAGGAACTCCTCTTTATGCCGGTAACGATACTCTAAACTCGCTTTATACCAAACCACGCTTTTGGCAATGGCCATATTGGAATAAAGAAACATACTTTTTCTTGTCAAATACTAAACTAAATGAGAAAAATTACCTAAAAAGCCGGATTTATTATGATATTTTCAAAAATTCAATCAATAGTTTTGATGACTCAACCTACACTACCCAGAATAAGCCCTACGCCTTTCAAAGTTGGTACAACGATTTTACCTATGGAGGAAGTATAGAATACGGAACAAATATTATCCCCAAAAATGAGTTAAAGTTTTCTGCGCATTACAAAGAAGATATTCATAGAGAAAATAACGTAGGCGAACCTGTAAGACATTTTGAGGATAACACAATAAACTTTGCCCTTGAAGATGCCTATAAAATCAATGATAAAATTGTGCTAATTCCCGGAATAAGTTATAGTGCCAGAAAGAATATTACAGCACAAAATTATGATAGCAAAAATCGAACTATCTCTGATTTTGCCAAAGCAGGAACCAGCCCAGCCTTGAATGAGCAATTGGGAATATTCTACTACGTTAAAGAAAATCATAAAATAAGTGCCACAGCATCGCGAAAAACCCGCTTCGCTACAATCAAAGACAGATATTCTTACCGCATGGGAACTGCAATTCCTAATCCAGACCTGAAACCCGAAACATCAGATAATTATGATTTAACCTATACCGGTAAATTCCTAAAAAAACTTACGCTTCAAACTTCCCTCTTTTACAGCCATATTACGGATGCTATTTTGAGCGTAAATAATGTTCAACCGGGTAAATCACAAATGCAAAATGCAGGAACAGCAGAATTTATGGGCGTTGAGGCTTCTGTAAAATATGATATTCTGAAAAACCTCTTAATAAGTACCAATTACTCATATATCGAAAGACATAACC
Protein-coding regions in this window:
- a CDS encoding LysR family transcriptional regulator, translating into MNEEKKTYSIRVRIWVDEESGPFLGIGKVILLEKIKETGSITNAAKAIKMAYRQAWQLVEDMNKRSKLPLVEKKLGGKGGGGALLTPEGEKAIHEFYKIEKEIKQFVLTKSRELEF
- a CDS encoding TonB-dependent receptor; this encodes MKKQILLVAIMIPILVLSQNQDTLKNDYLDTLGTKTFQLGEVVISANSKDEIAGRITQTTMEAQNRYEVSRSLNMLPGISLTSFGQRNESMISVRGFDLRAVPVYMDGIPVYVPYDGYVDLARFTTFDLSVIDVSKGFSSMLYGPNSLGGTINLISRKPTQKLEYDGSLGMINTNGYRGNLNIGSNIGKFYLQGGYSYLHRDSYRMSGDFKSNIHENGGERDNSYRTDQKINFKIGWTPNEKQEYVLGYINQQGKKGTPLYAGNDTLNSLYTKPRFWQWPYWNKETYFFLSNTKLNEKNYLKSRIYYDIFKNSINSFDDSTYTTQNKPYAFQSWYNDFTYGGSIEYGTNIIPKNELKFSAHYKEDIHRENNVGEPVRHFEDNTINFALEDAYKINDKIVLIPGISYSARKNITAQNYDSKNRTISDFAKAGTSPALNEQLGIFYYVKENHKISATASRKTRFATIKDRYSYRMGTAIPNPDLKPETSDNYDLTYTGKFLKKLTLQTSLFYSHITDAILSVNNVQPGKSQMQNAGTAEFMGVEASVKYDILKNLLISTNYSYIERHNLTNPTVLFTDVPYTKVFTYLQYKPIKQIRIILSSEYNSLRYSTSYGTKAPQYTVFNAVVSGQVWKYLSIEAGLNNILDKNYMLTEGYPEEGRNFFVTLRFFNHN
- a CDS encoding porin family protein, translated to MRITIFLLGLLLITGSLTAQRVYKLGGNIGMMTYQGDIDDGLLGFKSPNPAIGLQGVYQFHPNIGIRGELNIGRVSNNDKNSPSNSNTRDRNLSFRSNILELSVQGVYELFGKAKAFRDASAHYYYFHRSKFTPYLLLGVGLFKMNPQASYQGKWYNLQPLGTEGQYLSTGKNPSPYSLYQITIPMGIGVRYRLNDKFDLYYEFGYRKTFTDYLDDVSSYYPDSALMRREMPREAFALSYRYAPGQRPDYARIKRGNSTSEDSYVYTRFGITYIFDPKTVPLRYKPKRR
- a CDS encoding hybrid sensor histidine kinase/response regulator; the protein is MPEIIADKSIIVQEIIAGKRPKPYLIIVDDVQEVLQTVRDQLKFLTHLFTIEVSESGDEGMDILQEILEQKRDVGVIISDQIMPGMKGVDFLVKAKTLFPNSITILLTGQAERDDVGTAVNKAALHRFIAKPWDPVEFQKTIEAACLYYLQIRENEYLHENLEQLVKERTQKIEEMVRVVSHDLRSPLTGISSLAELLTDKDIAKDINQVTKFGGIIQKSVSGLLRMANDVLDIGKLESESVQLTLVTKDLSNFLEGLVSTFEPLAISKGISLRTKLTPTLTCSFDESKIGQAINNLLSNAVKFTKKGGTVTLTTATGELNGKPAAKITIEDTGIGIPADKLPFLFDKFSKSHRAGTSGEKGTGLGMSISKAIVELHQGKIEVASTEGKGTTYTVYIPIS